In Vigna radiata var. radiata cultivar VC1973A chromosome 3, Vradiata_ver6, whole genome shotgun sequence, the following proteins share a genomic window:
- the LOC106757347 gene encoding centromere protein V translates to MDAEKVVHTGGCHCKSVRWKVVAPSSVVAWDCNCSNCNMRANTHFIVPADDFELLGDSGKFLTTYTFGAQTAKHTFCKICGITSFYYPRSNPDGVAVTFRCVDPGTLAHVEIRHFDGKNWDSAYNQTGISSYSKVEK, encoded by the coding sequence ATGGATGCTGAAAAAGTGGTACACACTGGAGGTTGTCATTGTAAGAGTGTAAGGTGGAAAGTGGTTGCTCCTTCCAGTGTTGTGGCATGGGATTGCAACTGCTCAAACTGCAACATGAGAGCCAATACTCACTTCATTGTTCCTGCTGACGATTTTGAGCTTTTGGGAGATTCTGGGAAGTTTCTCACCACTTACACTTTTGGCGCTCAGACTGCAAAGCACACATTCTGTAAAATCTGTGGCATAACATCGTTCTATTATCCACGCTCAAATCCAGATGGGGTCGCAGTTACATTTAGATGTGTTGACCCTGGAACATTGGCCCATGTTGAAATCAGACATTTTGACGGGAAGAATTGGGACAGCGCATATAATCAGACAGGAATATCTTCATATTCAAAGGTGGAGAAGTAA
- the LOC106757688 gene encoding NADH dehydrogenase [ubiquinone] iron-sulfur protein 1, mitochondrial, producing the protein MGFGLLASKALRPTSRLLLSSQNPTIFLRTIVSKPQLCNPEASAAQPAQPPPVDLPPRSPLAGARVHFANPDDAIEVFVDGYPVKIPKGMTVLQACEVAGVDIPRFCYHSRLSIAGNCRMCLVEVEKSPKPVASCAMPALPGMKIKTDTPVAKKAREGVMEFLLMNHPLDCPICDQGGECDLQDQSMAFGSDRGRFTEVKRSVVDKNLGPLVKTVMTRCIQCTRCVRFATEVAGVQDLGMLGRGSGEEIGTYVEKLLTSELSGNVIDICPVGALTSKPFAFKARNWELKGTETIDVTDAVGSNIRIDSRGPEVMRIVPRLNEDINEEWISDKTRFCYDGLKRQRLNDPMIRGPDGRFKAVNWRDALSVIADIAHQVKPEEIVGVAGKLSDAESMIALKDFLNRMGSNDVWGEGIGVNTNADFRSGYIMNTSIAGLEKADVFLLVGTQPRVEAAMVNARIRKTVRSNQAKVGYIGPATDFNYDHKHLGTDPQTLVEIAEGRHPFFKTLSDAKNPVIIVGAGVFERKDQDAIFAAVETIAQKANVVRPDWNGLNVLLLHAAQAAALDLGLVPQSEKSLESAKFVYLMGADDVNLDKIPDDAFVVYQGHHGDKSVYRANVILPTAAFSEKEGTYQNTEGCTQQTLPAVPTVGDSRDDWKIIRALSEVAGVRLPYDTIGAVRARIRNVAPNLVNVDEREPATLPSSLRPSFTQKVDTTPFGTVIENFYMTDAITRASKIMAQCSATLLKK; encoded by the exons ATGGGGTTTGGTTTGTTAGCTTCGAAGGCCCTCAGGCCCACCTCGAGGCTCCTCCTCTCTTCCCAAAACCCTACCATTTTCCTCCGAACCATCGTCTCCAAGCCTCAGCTTTGCAATCCCGAGGCCTCTGCCGCGCAGCCGGCGCAGCCACCACCCGTCGATCTTCCTCCGCGGAGTCCGCTCGCCGGCGCGCGCGTCCACTTCGCAAACCCCGACGATGCCATCGAGGTCTTCGTGGACGGTTACCCCGTCAAAATCCCCAAGGGAATGACCGTTCTCCAGGCCTGCGAGGTCGCCGGCGTCGATATCCCGCGGTTCTGCTACCACAGCAGACTCTCCATCGCCGGCAATTGTCGCATGTGCCTTGTCGAGGTCGAGAAATCGCCCAAACCTGTCGCTTCTTGTGCCATGCCCGCTCTTCCTG GAATGAAAATTAAGACTGACACACCTGTGGCAAAGAAGGCTCGAGAGGGGGTGATggagtttttattgatgaatcATCCATTAGATTGCCCAATTTGTGATCAAGGTGGGGAATGTGATCTTCAGGATCAGTCTATGGCATTCGGCTCTGATCGCGGGCGGTTTACAGAAGTGAAGAGATCTGTGGTAGATAAAAATCTTGGACCTCTGGTCAAGACTGTGATGACTCGGTGCATTCAATGTACAAG GTGTGTTAGATTTGCAACTGAGGTCGCTGGGGTTCAGGATCTTGGCATGTTAGGTCGTGGAAGTGGAGAAGAGATTGGGACATATGTTGAAAAACTTTTGACAAGTGAGCTTTCTGGAAATGTCATAGATATCTGTCCTGTTGGAGCTCTAACTTCAAAACCGTTTGCGTTTAAAGCCCGAAATTGGGAGTTGAAGGGCACAGAGACCATCGATGTTACTGATGCTGTTGGCTCCAATATTCGAATTGATAGTAGAGGACCTGAAGTGATGCGCATTGTTCCTCGTTTAAACGAG GATATAAATGAAGAATGGATTTCAGACAAAACCCGCTTTTGCTATGATGGTTTAAAGAGGCAGAGGTTAAATGACCCCATGATTCGTGGTCCTGATGGACGCTTTAAGGCTGTTAACTGGCGTGATGCCCTTTCTGTGATAGCAGATATTGCCCACCAAGTTAAACCAGAAGAAATTGTTGGAGTAGCTGGGAAACTTTCTGATGCAGAGTCCATGATTGCGCTAAAAGATTTCTTAAATAGGATGGGGTCAAATGATGTGTGGGGTGAAGGCATTGGTGTAAATACTAATGCTGATTTCAGATCGGGTTATATTATGAATACCAGCATTGCTGGTCTTGAAAAAGCGGATGTGTTCCTTTTGGTTGGTACCCAG CCACGAGTAGAAGCTGCTATGGTTAATGCCAGAATACGCAAGACTGTCAGATCAAACCAAGCCAAAGTTGGGTACATTGGGCCTGCTACTGATTTCAACTATGACCACAAACATCTTGGTACTGACCCTCAAACACTTGTTGAAATTGCTGAGGGTCGCCACCCATTTTTCAAGACACTATCAGATGCCAAAAACCCTGTTATCATTGTTGGTGCCGGGGTTTTTGAGAGGAAGGACCAGGATGCAATTTTTGCCGCTGTTGAAACCATTGCACAAAAGGCAAATGTTGTCAGACCTGACTGGAATGGCCTTAATGTGTTGCTTCTCCATGCTGCCCAGGCTGCTGCACTTGACCTTGGACTAGTTCCGCAATCTGAGAAAAGCCTCGAGTCTGCAAAATTTGTATACTTGATGGGTGCTGATGATGTGAACTTGGACAAGATCCCAGATGATGCTTTTGTTGTTTATCAAGGTCACCATGGTGACAAAAGTGTTTACCGTGCAAATGTTATTTTACCAACGGCAGCATTCAGTGAGAAGGAAGGGACCTATCAAAATACAGAAGGATGCACGCAACAAACTTTGCCTGCAGTTCCAACCGTTGGTGACTCCAGAGATGATTGGAAAATAATTCGAGCTCTGTCTGAGGTGGCAGGAGTGCGTCTGCCCTATGATACAATTGGGGCTGTTCGTGCCCGAATCAGGAATGTAGCCCCAAACCTTGTGAACGTGGATGAGAGAGAGCCAGCCACATTGCCATCTTCATTGAGACCATCCTTCACTCAGAAGGTAGACACAACTCCATTCGGGACTGTAATTGAAAATTTCTACATGACTGACGCCATAACCAGGGCATCAAAGATAATGGCACAATGCAGTGCTACGCTGTTGAAGAAGTGA